One window of the Peptacetobacter hiranonis genome contains the following:
- a CDS encoding sulfatase-like hydrolase/transferase gives MENNDTKEVVNENNSINNKNNLDNSNKNKPKKIKFITKDSLKDFTLWVVVSLILFFVMEYLSRRSRIEKVEVFLKDNTYATVINILLILGITGIIFFVKHKKAVLWLISFLFIGLAVVSRMILEFRGMPVAFMDLYALQDGLSIASRFINKKMIIIAAIVIILFIAGLIIMWKLDKKSKRFNGISNIIAWMLSILVFAVSIGPIKKTGIIHNIGWDVQATYELNGFLYSILDSYFGYLRKPPEGYSKEAIAKIREEVDKKAAEDKRTIKTGKDVPNVVIVQLEGFMDPTKIPNVNLSIDPIPNFRKLAEKNTSGYMNVPTTGGATARTEFEVISGQNFDNLLSGEIPYTSIVKEKTSNSMATALKNQGFTAHALHNFKGNFYNRNKGFKNLGYDTFTSVEYMNGLEYTALDWPKDYILTDYMKKALDSTKGKDFITTVSVQGHSNYPTEKVDEDYPCKITGNIEDKYKNQLYYYCEQIREMDEFIKQFDDMLLQRKKETGEDTIVLYYGDHMPKLDYLYDGEEYLNRYESPYTYFATFDIPKEENAITDAFQAGTELLKLGGVEYGPIEKVHAYLRNDKDYLKKVQLVEYDILFGEKYYLKDNEIQKKNTIKMGIDDIKINSVKAKGETLTVEGQNFTARSFVYLNEKLLETTMESPGKLTAKLNGELKKGDIIVVKQLGDHDAELSSTPEFKIK, from the coding sequence ATGGAAAATAACGATACAAAAGAAGTGGTAAATGAAAATAATAGCATAAATAATAAAAATAATTTAGATAATTCCAATAAAAACAAACCTAAAAAAATAAAATTTATAACAAAAGACTCACTAAAAGATTTTACTCTTTGGGTTGTAGTATCTCTTATACTATTCTTCGTGATGGAGTATTTATCTAGAAGGTCAAGAATAGAAAAAGTAGAAGTGTTCTTAAAAGATAACACTTACGCAACAGTTATAAATATATTATTAATACTTGGCATAACAGGGATAATATTCTTTGTAAAGCACAAGAAGGCAGTATTGTGGCTTATTTCATTCCTATTCATCGGATTGGCAGTGGTTAGCAGGATGATATTGGAATTTAGAGGGATGCCAGTAGCGTTTATGGACTTGTATGCGCTTCAGGATGGGCTTAGTATAGCATCGAGATTTATTAATAAAAAAATGATAATTATAGCAGCTATAGTGATAATACTATTCATAGCTGGATTAATTATTATGTGGAAATTAGATAAGAAAAGCAAAAGATTTAATGGAATAAGTAACATAATTGCGTGGATGCTTTCGATATTAGTATTTGCAGTGAGTATAGGTCCTATAAAGAAAACAGGTATAATACATAACATAGGTTGGGATGTCCAGGCTACATATGAACTAAACGGATTTTTATATTCAATCTTAGACTCGTATTTTGGATATCTAAGAAAACCACCAGAAGGATATAGCAAAGAAGCTATAGCAAAAATAAGAGAAGAAGTTGATAAAAAGGCAGCTGAGGACAAAAGAACAATAAAAACTGGAAAAGATGTTCCTAATGTTGTAATAGTTCAGCTTGAAGGATTTATGGATCCTACAAAAATACCAAACGTAAACCTTAGTATAGACCCAATACCAAACTTTAGAAAATTAGCAGAAAAGAACACTAGTGGTTACATGAATGTACCTACTACTGGTGGGGCAACAGCGAGAACAGAATTTGAAGTAATATCAGGGCAAAACTTTGATAACTTATTAAGTGGTGAAATACCATACACATCAATAGTAAAAGAAAAAACTTCAAACTCAATGGCAACAGCATTGAAAAATCAAGGATTTACAGCTCATGCACTGCATAATTTTAAGGGGAACTTCTATAATAGAAACAAAGGGTTTAAAAATTTAGGATATGATACATTCACATCTGTTGAATATATGAACGGTCTAGAATATACAGCACTTGATTGGCCGAAAGACTATATCTTAACTGATTATATGAAAAAAGCTCTAGACTCAACAAAAGGAAAAGACTTCATAACAACAGTATCTGTACAGGGACACTCAAACTATCCTACAGAAAAAGTTGATGAAGATTATCCTTGTAAAATAACTGGTAACATAGAAGATAAATACAAAAATCAGCTTTACTACTACTGTGAGCAGATAAGAGAAATGGACGAATTTATAAAACAGTTTGACGATATGCTGCTTCAGAGAAAGAAAGAAACTGGTGAAGATACAATAGTTTTATACTACGGAGATCATATGCCAAAACTAGATTATTTATATGATGGTGAAGAATATCTAAACAGATACGAATCTCCATACACATATTTTGCGACATTTGATATTCCAAAAGAAGAAAATGCAATAACTGATGCATTCCAGGCGGGTACAGAATTATTAAAACTAGGTGGAGTGGAATACGGACCTATAGAAAAAGTACATGCATACCTAAGAAATGACAAAGATTACCTAAAAAAAGTGCAGCTTGTAGAGTATGATATACTATTTGGTGAAAAATACTACCTAAAAGACAATGAAATACAGAAGAAAAATACCATAAAAATGGGAATAGACGATATAAAAATAAATTCTGTAAAAGCTAAAGGTGAAACACTAACTGTTGAGGGACAGAATTTCACGGCAAGAAGCTTTGTATATCTAAATGAAAAACTATTAGAAACTACAATGGAAAGCCCAGGAAAACTTACTGCCAAACTAAATGGAGAGTTAAAGAAGGGTGATATCATAGTAGTTAAGCAGCTTGGAGATCATGATGCCGAGCTTAGTAGTACACCAGAATTTAAAATAAAATAA